Part of the Salmo trutta chromosome 5, fSalTru1.1, whole genome shotgun sequence genome is shown below.
agcacACATCTTCCAGAAGAAACACTGGAGCACATCAACTTCATAGAACAGCAAACAGACTCATATCTTTCACCCAACACACACTTTTATGAGTAGGGCAGACCAaaacaactgacacacacacacacacacacacacacagtatgtggaGGTTGAGGTGTGTGTCCTGGTGAAAGGAGAGGTCATGTTATTCAGGAAGTTGTTCTTCAGAGGGAGCAGCATCACAGGGTAGAGCCTTCAGATACCTTCTAACATCTTCAGAGGGAAGAACAAAAGTTATTTTAAAAGTTTTTAATCGCCCGTCTAAACTCTAAAGATATAAATATCTCTTACATCAGTCACAGTCAATTCATTCATTCTTATTTAccttcagtctcattctgaatgtcgcaaaactcttggatatctgcacgaaccttagcataaatgatgaatcagcgatatacaaattggcttaattatttatttacaaaaaaaaaaaaaaagatcacacagaattacataaaaaCACGAACAGGATAGCTTACACATTGATTACTACACAACGCAATgaaaggtccctagtggactaaaccgatatgacggcttctACACAAAATGAAAAGGGAGGGGCATGTAAGAAAGAGCGGGAGAAAAGACAAGGACTTCATTAACATACACACAGCTGAGAACTATTCTCATCGAAATgctaatactttgcacatgagCAGCCACTCATTTGAAAGaattgcaatgtacatatttacgtGGCTATGTCTTTGCTGTCTCTCCGTTGAAAACCCTCGATCCGTCTGGGGAGTAATTtgacagaaagtctctggtttgtACACCAGAGATCAAAGTCTTTCGTAGTTGTAGCTCTGTTATAATGGATACATCAGACATACCAATGGTCGTTTGATAGGAAATGTTACATCACAAATTAGTAATGACTTCGACATGATtgttctgaggtcctgagcgctctggcctggccaagataaagcaaagcagtgcgacaaaaacaacaacacagagctaaaCATAAacaaaatgtacagtcaataacacaatagaaaaatctatgtacagtgtgtgcaaatgtagaagagtagggaggtaaggcaagaaataggccatagaggtgaaataattacaatttagcattaacactggagtgatggatgtgcagatgatgatatgctagtagagatactggggtgcaaaagagcaagagtgtaagtaataatatggggatgaggttacGTTACAGTTACGTTGTTATACTGTCCTTAGTTACAAATTAGAAATGACTTCAATATGATtgttctgaggtcctgagcgctctggaacaggtttttaATCAAAGACCTCTGTACTTtgatctgttcatctttccctctatcctgactattctccctgTCGCtgaaatcatccccacagcatgatgctgccaccaccatgcttcaccgtagggatggtgcctggtttcctccagacgtgacgcttggcattcaggccaaagagttcatgtcacgtcctgaccagcagatggagttgttgtagtagttttggggtcaggacgtggcagtcttgtgtgtgtgaatgttctgtgttggtcttgtgactcctgatcaggaacagctggggatcgttgttcctgattgggagtcatatgtaggagtatgtttatcacttggttttgtgggtagttgtttttgcactgcgtttgtgagcctgcaaaactgttcgtgtcgtgagtactgtctattattttgtttttcctgtggatgccgtTTTGTTTTACCATTAAAAGCATGAGTATCCACaaacctgctgcattttggtcctcctctctgcaacaccacgacataatctgtgacagttcaatcttggtttcatcagaccagagaatcttgtttttcatgatacccttccccagatctgtgcttcgacggGTCACCGGTTCGAATCTCAAGTCCGACAGGGAAAAGGTGCGAAGTGGGACGGAAACAGGAGGGCTGCTGGCATCAGTGTCTCTCCTGCCTCGAGTCTCATCTCATTCAATTGAGCTCTCCTGAGGAGTTCCCTTTCAACAGCACTGCATAATAGAACGAGAGGGTGATTAAGAAAAGGCCAGTTAGCGCAAACTTAAAATGTACAGTCAGCTTTCTACATCAATATGTTAAATATTTTGATATTTGAACTATCAATATGTTGGGCACATCGCACACATACCTGATGGATTTTCGGTTTCACCTACAAGTACAGACAGAGATTAAGAACCCGGGAGCCTTgcaaacacacatatacagcCCACCTGAATTAAATGTAGACAGTCCCAACACTGAAAAGCTattgagttggggaggagtgattTTACAAATCTGTTTGTAATAGAATAGAGGTAATTAAGGTGGAGTGATTGAACTAAAGCTCACAATATTGTGACGAAAGCATTGGAACATCTCTGAACGGTTAGAGATCGCCTCACCTGTCACACATTGAAGTTTCGTCGATTTCCAACCACATACCCCATTGGCGCGGCTACTGCAGCTCCCACTGCAGCTCCCACTGCAGCTCCCACTGCCAGACAAAGCCCAACTGTCCAGTAGGACTGGCACGGCTTGGGAAAGACATCATCTGAAACACAGAAGCCATGTAGAACCCATTACATACTATCATACCAATTGATTGGTTTGGACCTCCAGATTGCTAATCTATGAAAGAACATTGGCAGCGTGGTgcaaacaaaataataatttcataaaacattttcaaaaactTCCAATTGTAAATTCAATAATCTTTTCAAAACAGATCCCTCACCAGGAATGCGAATCTGCTTCGTTCTGGTGATGTTCTGCTGTTGAACTCTACAGGTGAACCAGTTGTTGTCAGTCTGTTGTATGGTGACATTTCGTCTCACAGTGTAGAAACCCTCGGTGTCAGTCTCGGTCTCTGTAGGTCCAGTAGCAGGGAGGATGGCTCCATTGTTGTCAAACCACTCCAGCTCAGGTTCAGGGTACCAGCCTTCGGACTCACACCTCAGGACCAGCCCACTACCATTAGTTCCTTCAATAGAGAGGACTGGCAGAGATCTAGGGCCTGCAAAGATTAAAGTTAACACAGAGGTGAGATTCCTGTTATgaatattagaggtcgaccgattaatcggaatggctgattaattagggccgatttcaagttttcatgacaatcggtaatcggtatttttttgcacctttatttaactaggcaagtcagattgaGAAcacattattttcaatgacggcctaggaacgggggttaactgccttgttcaggggcagaacagatttttacctcggggatttgtttttgcaaccttccgccaacactctaaccacctgccttacattgcactccatgaggagcctgcgtggcagactgactacctgttacgcaagggcagcaagaagccgaggtaagttgctagctagcattaaacttatcttataaaaaaactatcaatcttcacataatcactagttaaactagtaatatcatcaaccatgtgtagttatctaacgtGACCTGTGTTGCATTCAACTGGTTATTCAACTaggactgctcttctctgtgtcacggaggctctccgcactgctaaagctaactctctctcctctgctctcatccttctagacctatctgctgccttcgaTACTgggaaccatcagatcctcctctccaccctctccgagttgggcatctccggcgcggcccacgcttggattgcgtcctacctgacaggtcgctcataccaggtggcgtggcgagaatctgtctccgcaccacgtgctctcaccccagggctctgttctaggccctctcctattctcgctatacaccaagtcacttggctctgtcatatcctcaaatggtctctcctatcattgctatgcagacgacacacaattaatcttctcctttcccccttctgataaccaggtggcgaatcgcatctctgcatgtctggcagacatatcagtgtggatgacggatcaccacctcaagctgaacctcggcaagacggagctgctcttcctcccggggaaggactgcccgttccatgatctcgccatcacggttgacaactccattgtgtcctcctcccagagtgctaagaaccttggcgtgaccctggacaacaccctgtcgttctccgctaacatcaaggcggtgacccgatcctgtaggttcatgctctacaacattcgcagagtacgacactgcctcacacaggaagcggcgcaggtcctaatccaggcacttgtcatctcccgtctggattactgcaactcgctgggctccttgcctgtgccattaacctcttggggctagggggcagtattgagaattttgaaaaaaatatgtgcccatttttaaatgcctcctacaccaactcagaagctagaatatgcatattattgttcaggtttggatagaaaacactctgaattttctaaaactgtttgaatggtgtctgtaagtataacagaactcatatggcagtcaaaaccctgagacaaattctgacaggaagtggatacctgatgtgttgaattacctttaagcctatgccattgaaacacacaggggcttattaatcgttgagcacttcctatggcttccactagatgtcaccagtctttacaaagtgttttgagtcttctactgtgagatctgaccgaacaagagccatggaacggtgatggccgattagactctggcgtgCGAGGTCATGTTGGGTAccctcgttccaatacgttttaaaagagaatgcattcgtccgccttgaatattattcatgttctggttaaaaaaggcactaatgatttatgctatacaacgtttgacatgtttgaacgaacgtaaatattttttcccccctcgttcatgaagtgaagtccggccggcatagatcatgtgctaacaacacagagctttttggacataaatgatgagctttttcgaacaaaactacattcgttatggacctgggattcctggaagtgacatctgatgaagagaatcaaaaggtaatggattatttacatagtattttcgattttagatctctccaacatggcggttagtctgtatcgcaacgcgtatttttctgggcgcagtgctcagattattgcaaagtgtgatttcccagtaaagttatttttaaatctggcaagccggttgcgttcaagagatgtaaatctataattctttgaatgacaatataatattttaccaatgttttcgaatattaattatttaatttgttgtgctgacttgactggcggttattggaggaaaacgatttcctgaacatcaacaccatagtaaaacgctgtttttggatataaatatgaacttgatagaactaaaaatgcatgtattgtctaacataatgtcctaggagtgtcatctgatggagattgtcaaaggttagtgcataattttagctgattttcgtgacgcctgtctttgaattgacaaaacattacacacagctattgtcaatgtactctcctaacataatctaactttatgctttcgccgtaaagcctttttgaaatcggacaacgtggttagattaaggagatgtttatcttttaaatggtgtaaaatagttgtatgtttgaaaaatttgaattttgacatttaattggtttcaaatttgccgctcttgatattacacctgttgttgatagggtgtaccaggggtggcacgcttgcgtcccacataggcCCTAGaggttaaacccctacaactcatccagaacgccgcagcccgtctggtgttcaaccttcccaagttctctcacgccacctcgctcctccgctctctccactggcttccagttgaagctcgtatccgctacaagaccatgcaaagaaaaagccatatctcagactggccaataaaaagaaaagattaatatGGGCAAAagcacacagacactgaacagaggagctctgcctagaaggccagcatctagAGTCaccccttcactgttgacgttgagactggtgttttctggGTATTATtttatgaagctgccagttgaggacttgtgaggcgtctgtttctcaaactagacactctaatgtacttgccctcttcctcagttgtgcaccagggcctcccactctttctattctggttagagccaatttgcgctgttctgtgaagggagtagtacacagcgttgtacgagatcttcagtttcttggaaatttcttgcatggaatagccttcatttctcagaacaagtttcagaagaaagtgctttgtttctggccattttgagccgtgtaattgaacccacaaatgctgatgctccagatactcaactagtctaaagaaggctagttttattgcttctttaacttcttatgggtatgtgggatgctaccatcccacctggccaacatccggtgaaattgcagagcgccaaattcaaaaacagaaatactcataataaaaattcataaaacagacaagtgttatacatcggcttaaagattaacttattgttaatccaaccgcggtgtcagatttcaaaaaggcgaaaccatgcgattatctgagtaCAGCacccagcacacaaaacattacaaacagttaccagatatatgcatatcctagcttctgggcctgagtaacaggctgtttactttgggcacgctttacatctggaggtgaaaatagtgccccctaccctagtgaggttaatcaGGAAAAAAATATGCATCATCTTACCTACGTTAGTTAATATTTCTTAATTGGGTTTTGAGTCTAAAATGATTCAGCCTTTAAAGCAATAACCATAACATAGATGTAACAATGATCTAACTCACTTGCTCGTGGTGGTTGTCTTGGGAGAGAAGAATGGTTTTTTTGATCTATGAAAAATAGATTTATTTATTTGCGATATTTATATAAATTAAGGATTAGACATTGTACTTGACAGAGAAAATAACATCTGATGTGTACACTAGTATTTACATGACTCACCGACCAGGAGTTGAACGACAGGTCTCTGAGTCCTGCTCACTGTTGGAATGAAGCAGGTGTAGTTTCCAGCATCAGAGAGAGTAACTCCTGTTAGTTTCAATGAGACGTTTCCATTCTTCAGTTCTTCTTTAAACAGTGACGTCCTTCTCTTGTAGGAAGGATTCTGGTCCTCTTCAGAGTCACGATGGTCGCGGTAACAATGCGCCTCTTTTGGCTTCAAGTCTGGTCTGAGCCACTCCACTGTGTGACTCGCAGCATTCATAGTGGGTTTCAGGAAACAAGGAAGGATGACATCACCACCCGCTACGGCATGAACCCTGGTCATTGGAGCAACAACCTGAACCTGAACTGAAAAATCAAAATCAGAGTGAATATCTTTAAGACCAAATAGTCTAAATGTTGTATAAAACTTTTCAAAAGAAGTTTAGTATGGTAATATAGTAGAGTTTAGTACTTAGTAGCAAATTTTGTATTTGTCATGAACAGACTCACGTGCTCACAAAATACTACTACTTTACCCAACAGAGCAGACTGATCCCTGGAGAATGAACACCAAATTAGAACAGATTCAACAGCTGGGCGATAGTGAAATGTAAAAACAAGAAGTTGTTTATATTGAAGGGAGAAATAATTACAGTATTCACCATCTGGATGTCAGTGACATGCACGTTGTATGTATATACATGCTGTAGGTATATACTGCTGCATTCAAGACAATTGGAAActcataaaataaaaaataagtgaAATCATTATGTCGCCGCCATTAACTTTTTCCAACTTATTTTCCTTACCAAAACATATGGAGCATGAACGGCAAGCTGGCAGCACAACACCGGGACACAGCGAAGGATGTAGCGAATATCAGGGTGACAGCTAAAGCACAGGGCTTGATTTTCACTACAACATACAACTAGTTACAGCATTAACGTCTACATTTGTTAGATAAACCTCAACAATCACTCCGATCAAAACAGAATGATTCTGAACACTGACAAACTTTCCTTGCGCCAAGAACCATAGAGGGTTTAGTTCTTCCTGATCTCGTATTACCTCTAGGTGGGAACGCAGTCAGACCAGCCGGTAATACGCTTGTCCACCCGCGACAGGTTCATACATCAAACATCCTCTAATCAGGATGCGAAGGTGTTAGTTTTCTCCTTAACGAGATTTTAATGGCTCGGTGAAAAAACGTGTACTGTCAAAATAAATAATTCCCACCACCGTGCTAGGGTGGCTAATGCTACTTCCTGATGCCAATGTTCATTTGATCTGAAAATCGGTGGTGGATTATTGAGAGAAATTTCAACAAACATCAATGACATCACACCTGCTAAGATCTGCATGTCCCCACCTCATCTatacctactactactaccaccactaccactaccaccactaccactacacccATCCCGTTTGTCTCACAACAACATCCCTCATACCTTGGAGTTTTCCAGTGCTTGTAAccagtggtgacccgtcattcagggcagatggggctctctctcattttctgttgttgttttgcatgttattttggcattaatgtgtcacatatcagtttgcacacaatgtcaaaaataaatacaaacatcattgagttaataaagcctccaAATCCAGAGAATACCAGACTTTGTTGACAAAATGATGACAacatttgcccacgaaggaccgccacgc
Proteins encoded:
- the LOC115194779 gene encoding butyrophilin subfamily 1 member A1-like, which codes for MDIISRYGLHLCWLCFCCLSTTSEDFSVQVQVVAPMTRVHAVAGGDVILPCFLKPTMNAASHTVEWLRPDLKPKEAHCYRDHRDSEEDQNPSYKRRTSLFKEELKNGNVSLKLTGVTLSDAGNYTCFIPTVSRTQRPVVQLLVDQKNHSSLPRQPPRASPRSLPVLSIEGTNGSGLVLRCESEGWYPEPELEWFDNNGAILPATGPTETETDTEGFYTVRRNVTIQQTDNNWFTCRVQQQNITRTKQIRIPDDVFPKPCQSYWTVGLCLAVGAAVGAAVGAAVAAPMG